From Spirosoma agri, one genomic window encodes:
- a CDS encoding M56 family metallopeptidase — MNTITYQLSSPVMYSLGWTLFHALWQGFALVLSTALALHLLRNQSSVVRYRVGALALFVQLLISAGTFGWYYEPVSSILNAPAPTLPMRSFAIHWQTVSRTVPWHKQVQLFLDEHLSQFVLIYLLGVLLFGLRLTGGWLYLQHLSRTATKPVSDQWAELTNQLRSTLAIRSIIHVRESARIAVPMVVGVLKPVLLLPLGLATNLSMREIEAVLAHELAHVKRHDYAVNLLQSVMEVLYFFHPAIWWLSARVREEREHCCDDLSVQACGGNGRILAQALARIEELRLAQSNLTPSLAMALTSKRQLLLQRVRRMLGVPTRPVVSNGSLAGLTLATLLLVSASVYAVQQQPKPAKPKPRASRQHSVGNGTKFGLSDNNKVEYIIWKGQKLPASRVKRLQSQLDQVMTGKLSLDDVPQADRDILLTIIETTHSLGDGMNALNEGLGQIDYSTIVASAMDNIPLSPDGTVEGLANVNYDSIIHDAFTSLHDAQAVADTIIQGYATQTPDFDGLAMLRRQDSIADQQELNKGKVALLRAQAQSQQFTVESVERVIERIERQKSVLEQKRFLLTTNQQNTIMKSGFARTDSAQATLTKQIEAGEAGIRKIEAEIEKLNQQLISTQSELEKAEKPLRETELQIRKLGYTNYLSAWSHTGMGASAPLMRGRAQSIGPIGPVGPARLQRAGVPNLPAVPPASSKAVPARPAVPPTSPKAAPAPKQD; from the coding sequence ATGAACACGATCACCTATCAGCTGTCAAGTCCGGTTATGTATTCGCTGGGCTGGACCTTATTCCACGCACTCTGGCAGGGATTTGCCCTGGTTTTATCAACAGCCCTGGCTTTGCATCTGCTACGTAACCAGTCGAGCGTAGTTCGTTATCGGGTGGGTGCGCTGGCACTGTTCGTTCAGTTGCTCATCTCGGCGGGTACCTTTGGCTGGTATTACGAACCGGTTTCGTCCATACTCAATGCGCCCGCTCCCACCCTGCCGATGCGCTCGTTTGCTATTCATTGGCAGACCGTTTCGCGAACAGTGCCTTGGCACAAACAGGTACAACTCTTTCTGGATGAACACCTAAGTCAGTTTGTACTGATTTATCTGCTCGGTGTGCTTCTGTTTGGACTTCGGCTCACGGGTGGCTGGCTTTACCTGCAACACCTCAGTCGAACGGCAACCAAACCCGTATCCGATCAGTGGGCCGAGTTGACCAACCAATTACGATCGACGCTGGCCATCCGGTCGATCATCCACGTACGGGAATCCGCCCGGATCGCGGTGCCGATGGTGGTAGGCGTGCTGAAACCGGTTCTGCTGCTCCCGCTCGGACTGGCAACCAATCTGTCGATGCGTGAAATTGAAGCCGTACTGGCTCACGAACTGGCGCACGTCAAACGGCATGATTATGCCGTGAATTTACTTCAGTCAGTTATGGAAGTGCTTTACTTTTTCCACCCGGCTATCTGGTGGCTATCGGCACGGGTTCGGGAAGAACGCGAACATTGCTGCGATGACCTGTCGGTGCAGGCTTGCGGGGGAAACGGGCGAATTCTGGCGCAGGCACTGGCCCGCATTGAGGAATTACGACTGGCGCAATCGAACCTTACGCCTTCGCTGGCGATGGCTCTGACATCAAAGCGGCAGTTGCTGCTCCAGCGAGTTCGGCGTATGTTGGGCGTACCAACACGTCCGGTGGTATCAAACGGCAGTCTGGCCGGATTGACATTGGCCACGCTGTTACTGGTTAGCGCATCGGTCTACGCTGTTCAACAACAACCCAAACCCGCCAAACCAAAACCGCGCGCTTCACGACAGCACAGCGTGGGTAACGGGACCAAGTTTGGCCTGTCAGATAATAACAAGGTGGAGTACATTATCTGGAAAGGGCAGAAATTACCGGCAAGTCGGGTTAAGCGGCTACAAAGTCAGTTGGATCAGGTGATGACGGGTAAACTCTCGCTGGATGATGTTCCGCAGGCCGACCGTGATATTCTACTCACGATCATCGAAACAACCCATTCGCTGGGTGATGGCATGAATGCGCTTAATGAAGGATTAGGGCAAATCGACTACAGTACGATCGTCGCATCAGCGATGGATAACATACCACTCAGCCCCGATGGCACGGTGGAGGGACTAGCCAATGTGAATTATGACAGCATCATCCATGACGCCTTTACCTCTCTTCATGATGCCCAGGCCGTTGCCGACACGATCATTCAGGGATATGCAACCCAAACACCTGATTTCGATGGGTTGGCCATGCTCCGCAGACAAGACAGTATTGCCGACCAGCAGGAGCTGAATAAAGGAAAAGTAGCCTTACTTCGGGCGCAGGCTCAGTCGCAGCAGTTTACCGTTGAATCGGTTGAGCGCGTTATCGAACGAATCGAGCGGCAGAAGTCCGTTCTCGAGCAGAAACGGTTCTTGCTGACAACCAATCAGCAAAACACGATCATGAAAAGTGGTTTTGCCCGTACCGATTCAGCGCAAGCCACTTTGACCAAACAAATAGAAGCCGGGGAGGCTGGCATCCGGAAAATTGAAGCGGAGATCGAAAAGCTGAATCAGCAACTGATCAGTACCCAATCTGAGCTTGAGAAGGCCGAGAAGCCGCTCCGCGAAACGGAACTACAGATCCGCAAATTAGGCTATACAAACTATCTGTCGGCCTGGAGTCATACGGGTATGGGTGCGTCGGCTCCACTTATGCGCGGACGGGCTCAATCTATTGGCCCCATTGGGCCTGTGGGTCCGGCCCGGTTACAAAGAGCAGGAGTACCTAACCTACCAGCCGTACCACCTGCCTCTTCGAAAGCCGTGCCAGCCCGACCAGCCGTACCACCTACCTCTCCAAAAGCAGCACCAGCTCCCAAGCAGGATTGA
- a CDS encoding NAD-dependent epimerase/dehydratase family protein has translation MNIALVTGSAGLIGSEAVAFFADKFDLIIGVDNNMRQYFFGADGSTEWNRNRLSESYASYKHYTADIREVSQLEPIFKEYGTDIKLVLHTAAQPSHDWAAREPFTDFGVNAVGTLNMLEMTRLNCPEAVFIFTSTNKVYGDNPNFLPLIETETRWEIDENHPYFKDGIDEYMSLDHTKHSVFGASKVAADIMVQEYGRYFGMNTGVFRGGCLTGPNHSGAQLHGFLSYLMKCAITGNQYTIFGYKGKQVRDNIHSWDLVNMFWHFYQNPRPGEVYNAGGGRYANCSMLEAIALCEQISGNKMNYQYSETNRSGDHIWYISNLNKFKEHYPGWNWTYDLEQTMTQIHDSMVARLSVLK, from the coding sequence ATGAATATTGCATTAGTAACAGGCTCGGCTGGACTTATCGGAAGCGAAGCAGTTGCCTTTTTTGCTGATAAATTCGACCTTATTATCGGTGTTGACAACAACATGCGTCAATACTTTTTCGGGGCCGATGGTTCGACCGAGTGGAACCGGAATCGCCTGTCTGAGTCCTACGCTTCTTATAAACACTACACCGCTGACATTCGGGAAGTGTCGCAGCTGGAACCCATCTTCAAGGAATATGGCACCGACATCAAGTTAGTGCTTCATACGGCGGCTCAGCCTTCGCACGACTGGGCAGCTCGTGAACCCTTCACTGATTTTGGCGTTAATGCGGTCGGTACGCTCAATATGCTTGAGATGACCCGCCTGAACTGCCCGGAAGCGGTTTTCATCTTCACCTCAACCAATAAAGTATACGGAGATAATCCGAACTTCCTACCCCTGATTGAGACCGAAACCCGCTGGGAAATCGACGAAAACCACCCCTACTTCAAGGATGGTATCGACGAGTACATGAGCCTTGACCACACGAAACACTCGGTTTTTGGCGCATCGAAAGTAGCGGCTGACATTATGGTGCAGGAGTACGGTCGTTACTTCGGCATGAACACGGGCGTATTCCGGGGTGGCTGCCTGACGGGGCCAAACCACTCAGGCGCTCAGTTGCACGGGTTCCTGTCCTACCTCATGAAATGTGCGATTACCGGAAACCAGTACACGATTTTCGGCTATAAAGGCAAGCAGGTTCGGGACAATATTCACAGCTGGGATCTGGTGAACATGTTCTGGCATTTTTACCAGAATCCACGTCCGGGCGAAGTATACAACGCCGGTGGTGGCCGGTATGCCAACTGTTCGATGCTGGAAGCCATTGCCTTGTGCGAGCAAATCTCGGGCAATAAAATGAATTACCAGTATTCGGAAACAAACCGGAGCGGTGACCATATCTGGTACATTTCGAATCTGAACAAGTTTAAGGAGCATTATCCGGGCTGGAACTGGACGTATGATCTTGAGCAGACGATGACTCAGATTCACGACAGCATGGTTGCCCGGTTATCCGTTCTGAAATAG
- a CDS encoding M3 family oligoendopeptidase: MTPNETLVIPNRPPRQFIGEDRFNDRTDLKSWDDVKPLYDELLNRPLDSADELKQWLLDRSELESYLSENFAWRYIQMTCDTANEELVNRLNFFIAEIQPPMTSYGNDLDIKTINSPYLSQLTDEGYAVMVRGIKQGIEIFRDENIPLQTEIQTEERKYGAIAGAMTVVINGHEMTLPEASDLLQVTDRAVRENAWRTIWQRRYKDHDALDELFDRLRDLRHQVAVNAGFANFRDYSFAALGRFDYTPEDCFNFHDSVADAVVPLLDKLAQDRKDRLRVDELRPWDMKVDVEGRPPLKPFHTGVELIEKAITCFDRLDRSLGDDLRIMRAMGHLDLESRKGKAPGGYNYPLEEIGVPFIFMNATSSLRDLVTMVHEGGHAIHSFLTRELPLKAFRNPPMEVAELASMSMELLSMDHWDVFFDDPEELRRAKLQHLESIIETLPWVATIDKFQHWIYENPKHSVADRRENWLSIYTRFADNITDWAELEPVKTYLWQRQLHLYEVPFYYIEYGIAQLGAIGVWRNYRRDPEAGLAGYKNALSLGYKTPIREIYAAANVPFDFSREYIRELMEFVWEEIERLKK, encoded by the coding sequence ATGACCCCAAACGAAACCTTAGTTATTCCCAATCGTCCACCCCGTCAGTTCATCGGTGAAGACCGGTTCAACGATCGTACGGACCTGAAAAGCTGGGATGATGTGAAGCCGCTATACGATGAACTGCTGAACCGCCCTCTTGACAGTGCCGACGAGTTAAAGCAATGGCTGCTGGATCGGAGCGAACTGGAATCCTATCTGTCCGAAAACTTTGCGTGGCGCTATATTCAGATGACCTGCGACACGGCCAATGAAGAGCTGGTGAATCGGCTGAACTTCTTTATCGCCGAAATTCAGCCACCCATGACTTCATACGGAAACGATCTTGATATCAAGACCATCAATAGCCCGTACCTGAGCCAACTGACCGACGAAGGCTACGCGGTGATGGTTCGGGGCATCAAACAGGGCATCGAGATTTTCCGGGATGAAAATATTCCGCTTCAAACGGAAATTCAGACCGAAGAGCGAAAATACGGTGCCATTGCCGGTGCTATGACCGTGGTCATCAACGGGCATGAAATGACTCTGCCCGAAGCCAGCGATTTGCTTCAGGTTACGGACCGGGCCGTACGTGAGAACGCATGGCGCACGATCTGGCAACGGCGGTACAAGGACCATGACGCGCTCGATGAGTTATTCGACCGGTTGCGGGATCTGCGCCATCAGGTTGCGGTCAATGCCGGATTTGCTAATTTTCGCGATTATTCGTTTGCCGCGCTGGGTCGGTTCGACTATACGCCGGAAGATTGTTTCAATTTTCACGACTCCGTGGCCGATGCCGTCGTTCCCTTGCTGGACAAACTGGCTCAGGATCGGAAGGATCGACTCCGTGTTGATGAGCTGCGTCCGTGGGACATGAAAGTAGACGTAGAAGGACGGCCACCGCTGAAGCCCTTTCATACGGGTGTTGAACTCATCGAAAAAGCGATCACCTGCTTCGACCGGCTCGATCGTTCGCTGGGCGATGACCTGCGCATCATGCGTGCCATGGGCCATCTGGACCTGGAATCGCGGAAAGGGAAAGCACCCGGCGGTTACAACTATCCGCTCGAGGAAATTGGCGTGCCCTTTATATTCATGAACGCAACGTCGAGTCTGCGTGATCTGGTGACGATGGTTCACGAAGGAGGCCACGCCATTCACTCGTTCCTTACGCGCGAATTGCCGCTGAAAGCCTTCCGGAATCCGCCGATGGAAGTAGCCGAACTGGCGTCGATGAGCATGGAATTGCTGTCTATGGACCATTGGGACGTCTTTTTCGACGATCCCGAAGAATTGCGCCGGGCCAAGCTTCAACATCTCGAATCCATCATTGAAACATTGCCGTGGGTAGCAACGATCGACAAGTTTCAGCACTGGATTTACGAAAATCCAAAACACAGCGTGGCCGACCGACGTGAAAACTGGCTTTCGATCTATACCCGATTCGCGGACAACATCACGGACTGGGCGGAACTGGAGCCAGTCAAGACCTACCTATGGCAACGGCAATTGCATTTGTATGAAGTGCCGTTCTATTACATCGAATACGGGATTGCCCAGTTAGGGGCCATCGGTGTCTGGCGCAATTATCGTCGTGATCCTGAAGCGGGTTTGGCGGGTTACAAAAACGCGCTTAGTCTGGGTTATAAAACACCCATTCGCGAGATCTACGCAGCGGCTAATGTCCCGTTTGATTTTTCCCGCGAGTACATCCGTGAGCTTATGGAATTTGTGTGGGAAGAAATCGAGCGGCTTAAAAAGTAA
- a CDS encoding BlaI/MecI/CopY family transcriptional regulator, with the protein MKPTDAELEILHVLWTNGPSTVRQVLDQLSQSRDIGYTTALKLMQIMHEKGLLRRDEDARSHTYSAAVTQEETQRGLVDRFVETAFRGSASKLVMQVLGQHKTSREELDEIKRLLNDLNRDQ; encoded by the coding sequence ATGAAGCCAACAGATGCTGAACTGGAAATACTACATGTGCTCTGGACCAATGGGCCGAGTACGGTTCGTCAGGTGCTCGACCAGTTGAGTCAGAGCCGTGACATCGGCTATACAACCGCCCTGAAACTGATGCAGATCATGCACGAAAAAGGGTTGCTTCGTCGCGATGAGGATGCACGCTCACACACCTACTCGGCAGCCGTAACCCAGGAAGAAACCCAGCGGGGGCTGGTCGATCGATTTGTCGAGACGGCCTTCCGGGGATCGGCGTCCAAACTGGTGATGCAGGTGCTTGGCCAGCACAAGACATCGCGCGAGGAACTCGATGAGATCAAGCGATTACTGAATGACCTGAACCGGGACCAATAG
- a CDS encoding glycoside hydrolase family protein yields the protein MWTKKGLIYKPDGSKAFSLTHAQVPFGYPMGDKLRVYFSTRDETIASAVSFVELNPANLSEVTYIHDKPCLTKGAVGTFDETGTMPSWFLPVGDEIWLYYTGWNKSETASYRLAIGLAISRDGGLTFQRKYDGPLLDRSIYDQVWVAQPCIIREGDAWRMWYLSCTKIEVINGHPEPFYDVKYAESKDGINWERTGQVCVGYDEFTDAIGRPTVYKDGDLYKMYFSYRNATNYRTDVQRSYRIGYAESKDGIVWERKDEQAGIERSPEGWDSLMMDYCHIFPNQDEWVMFYNGNGFGASGFGYATQPILK from the coding sequence ATGTGGACAAAAAAAGGACTTATCTACAAACCCGACGGGTCAAAAGCATTCAGTCTTACGCATGCACAGGTTCCTTTCGGGTATCCGATGGGCGATAAATTGCGGGTCTATTTCTCGACGCGCGACGAAACCATAGCCTCGGCTGTTTCTTTCGTTGAACTCAATCCGGCCAATTTATCCGAGGTTACGTACATCCACGATAAGCCCTGCCTCACGAAAGGAGCCGTTGGCACGTTCGATGAAACGGGTACAATGCCTTCGTGGTTTTTGCCCGTTGGTGACGAAATTTGGCTGTATTATACCGGTTGGAACAAGAGCGAAACGGCCAGTTACCGGCTTGCCATCGGTCTGGCCATCAGTCGCGACGGCGGGTTGACATTCCAGCGTAAATACGATGGCCCTCTGCTCGATCGGTCTATTTACGATCAGGTGTGGGTGGCTCAGCCGTGTATCATTCGCGAGGGCGATGCGTGGCGGATGTGGTACCTGTCCTGCACGAAAATTGAAGTGATCAACGGCCATCCGGAGCCGTTCTACGATGTCAAATACGCCGAATCGAAAGACGGGATCAACTGGGAACGTACGGGTCAGGTCTGTGTGGGCTACGACGAATTTACGGATGCGATCGGACGCCCGACGGTGTATAAGGACGGCGATTTGTACAAAATGTATTTCTCATACCGCAACGCGACCAATTACCGCACGGATGTGCAGCGTAGTTACCGCATCGGTTACGCCGAATCGAAAGACGGAATCGTGTGGGAGCGGAAGGATGAGCAGGCCGGTATTGAACGCTCGCCCGAAGGCTGGGATTCGTTGATGATGGACTACTGCCACATCTTTCCAAATCAGGATGAGTGGGTTATGTTCTACAACGGCAACGGATTTGGCGCATCGGGATTCGGTTATGCGACCCAGCCTATCCTAAAATAA
- a CDS encoding glycosyltransferase family 2 protein encodes MVKVSVLIITYNQHKFIRAAIDSALAQRTTFPIEILVGDDFSKDGTREIIQEYEQKHPGLVIGVLHPHNMGKNGGINCLETLKLAKGEYWALMDGDDYWTDPLKLQKQADLLDAHPDYSTVFNNALITYEDGTPSHLLNGLVMKPYYELDDLIGEDEIWFMATSSTMFRNNIKEYPAWFSESSSGDIPRLILKAKLGKIGYIPDVMSVYRKNRGGASFADNYADETFLRNRIQMYSDINKELDYRYDHLLRRNIARYYRMMLDAKQYKNSYFRRAQLAVKYLYLGKPGWDKAKLVIRDYIVPQPLAKLYSTIRLLPYR; translated from the coding sequence ATGGTAAAAGTCAGTGTTCTGATTATTACATACAATCAGCATAAATTTATTCGTGCAGCCATCGACAGTGCCCTTGCGCAGCGAACGACGTTTCCCATAGAAATTCTGGTTGGTGACGACTTCTCGAAGGATGGTACCCGCGAAATTATCCAGGAATACGAGCAAAAGCATCCTGGTCTGGTAATCGGTGTGTTGCATCCGCATAACATGGGCAAAAACGGCGGTATAAACTGCCTGGAAACGCTGAAACTGGCTAAAGGCGAGTACTGGGCTCTAATGGATGGTGATGATTACTGGACCGATCCGCTCAAGCTTCAGAAGCAGGCCGACCTGCTGGATGCGCACCCTGACTACTCGACGGTTTTCAATAATGCCCTGATCACGTACGAAGATGGTACGCCATCGCATTTGCTGAATGGTCTGGTCATGAAGCCTTACTATGAGCTAGATGACCTGATCGGCGAGGATGAAATCTGGTTCATGGCTACGTCGAGTACGATGTTCCGGAACAATATAAAGGAGTATCCGGCCTGGTTTAGTGAGTCGTCGAGCGGTGATATTCCCCGGTTGATCCTGAAGGCTAAGCTTGGGAAGATCGGCTACATTCCGGATGTGATGTCCGTTTACCGGAAGAATCGGGGTGGAGCCAGCTTCGCGGACAATTATGCGGATGAAACGTTTTTGCGCAACCGCATTCAGATGTACAGTGATATCAATAAGGAGCTTGACTATCGATACGATCACTTGTTGCGTCGGAATATTGCCCGCTATTATCGGATGATGCTTGATGCTAAACAATATAAGAATAGTTATTTTCGGCGGGCTCAGCTCGCCGTAAAATACCTTTATCTGGGAAAACCCGGCTGGGATAAGGCGAAACTTGTCATTCGTGATTATATTGTTCCACAGCCGTTAGCCAAACTTTACAGTACGATTCGGTTGCTGCCTTATCGGTAA
- a CDS encoding ferredoxin--NADP reductase, giving the protein MANRYFLKVKEVVRETPDAVTITFWHPLNEEVRYQPGQFLTFLLTINGQKVRRSYSMASSPHVDVSLAVSVKRVPGGLVSNHLYDNVKSGDILETLEPMGNFVPKLDAKNRRTIVLIGAGSGITPLFSMAKSALHVEPDSRIWLIYGNRSQHTIIYKPHLDAMEQAYGASRFKVTHVLSQPTGSWTGLEGRLNQHTITKLIDSLPAADRQNASFYLCGPDGMMAEARSALSLVHIPNDRVFKESYITTPVAAGEVIEEPVTAGDSGSPEVTVLYEGSEYKFAVAPHQTILEAALDLDIDLPYSCQAGMCTACLGRCISGKVKLDEEDGLSESELKAGYVLTCVAHPIGRDVVIEIE; this is encoded by the coding sequence ATGGCAAATCGGTATTTTCTAAAAGTAAAAGAGGTTGTTCGGGAAACGCCGGACGCTGTAACGATCACATTCTGGCACCCGCTCAACGAGGAAGTGCGTTACCAGCCCGGTCAGTTTTTAACATTTCTGCTGACTATCAACGGACAGAAGGTAAGACGATCCTATTCAATGGCGTCTTCTCCGCATGTGGATGTGTCGCTGGCAGTGTCGGTGAAACGAGTACCCGGAGGGCTGGTTTCCAATCACTTATACGATAATGTTAAGTCGGGCGATATTCTTGAGACGCTGGAGCCAATGGGTAATTTCGTGCCCAAGCTGGACGCAAAGAATCGGCGGACCATTGTATTGATTGGGGCCGGGAGCGGTATTACGCCCCTGTTCTCGATGGCTAAATCGGCACTACACGTAGAACCGGACAGCCGCATCTGGCTCATCTACGGAAACCGCAGTCAGCATACGATCATCTACAAACCGCATCTGGATGCCATGGAACAGGCCTACGGAGCATCGCGCTTTAAGGTAACGCACGTGCTTAGTCAGCCAACGGGTAGCTGGACGGGTCTCGAAGGGCGTTTGAATCAGCATACCATTACGAAGCTGATCGATTCACTGCCTGCTGCCGATCGTCAGAATGCGAGCTTTTATCTGTGCGGTCCCGATGGTATGATGGCCGAAGCACGTTCGGCCCTGTCGCTGGTGCATATTCCGAACGACCGCGTCTTTAAGGAGAGTTATATCACAACACCTGTCGCAGCTGGCGAGGTGATCGAAGAACCGGTAACCGCCGGAGACAGTGGGTCGCCCGAAGTGACGGTATTGTACGAAGGCAGCGAATATAAATTTGCGGTAGCACCCCACCAGACTATTCTGGAAGCTGCCTTGGATCTGGATATAGACTTGCCTTATTCGTGCCAGGCGGGGATGTGTACGGCTTGTCTGGGCCGTTGTATATCCGGGAAGGTGAAACTGGACGAAGAGGATGGCTTATCCGAATCCGAGTTAAAGGCCGGCTATGTGCTAACCTGCGTTGCCCACCCCATTGGTCGGGATGTGGTCATCGAAATCGAGTAA